Proteins encoded by one window of uncultured Draconibacterium sp.:
- a CDS encoding amidohydrolase produces MKIFVNQNRTSKFLLGVLVVTIGFFMASCVQNTADEEEVIIVANGNIITMNPDQPTATAMAVKGGEIIAVGNLSDVKKVAGNSYEYVELEGKTVVPGFIESHDHMVQYGAVLEFLDITPFACPTLAEALHKLKQQGKPDEDGWIYAWAIDQTLYEEKRGPTIQELDELFPDIPVCIFHMSGHGAYVNSKAFELKGITKDTPDPAGGNFEKDENGELTGYLNGQPAALMVAKLPPVTRETTYNSAAFHAEHGFTTTTELAIMHPNMLQLMEAVTQEPGFPVRVYGGMFVTMPGLEEVAPQIENYETDLFKVPFIKTWTDGSTQGGTGYFTEPYYKLDADTKKGARGLQENFDSELTTMLELGFAPGIHANGDAAMDLALNAIEFARKKTGRSDIRPHLIHCQYVRDDQFDRIQEMGNIGMTFFTPHVYFWGDMHRDLLLGEERASEINAMNKAIERNIPYGIHNDPPVSPPIALHAMWVAVNRLTSSGKVLGPDQRITPEQALKAYTCEAAVVLGIEDKVGSLEPGKYADFVVLSENPLEVDPMKIKDIQVLATVMNGEVTYQVVTRGIYHH; encoded by the coding sequence ATGAAAATATTCGTCAACCAAAACCGTACTAGTAAGTTCCTGTTGGGCGTTCTTGTAGTAACCATCGGTTTTTTTATGGCTTCTTGTGTGCAGAATACGGCCGATGAAGAAGAAGTGATTATTGTCGCTAATGGGAATATTATAACCATGAATCCCGATCAGCCCACCGCAACAGCCATGGCTGTAAAGGGGGGTGAAATTATCGCTGTAGGCAATCTGTCCGACGTAAAAAAAGTAGCCGGAAACAGCTACGAGTATGTCGAGTTAGAGGGCAAGACTGTTGTCCCGGGATTTATCGAAAGCCACGATCATATGGTTCAGTATGGTGCCGTTCTCGAATTTTTAGACATAACCCCTTTTGCTTGTCCAACGCTTGCCGAGGCACTGCATAAATTAAAACAACAAGGGAAACCTGACGAAGACGGATGGATTTATGCCTGGGCCATAGACCAAACGCTTTACGAAGAAAAACGCGGCCCTACAATTCAGGAACTTGACGAGTTATTCCCGGATATACCCGTGTGTATTTTTCATATGAGCGGACACGGTGCTTATGTGAACAGCAAAGCATTTGAATTGAAGGGAATTACAAAAGATACACCCGATCCTGCTGGAGGAAATTTTGAAAAGGATGAAAACGGCGAGTTAACAGGATATTTAAATGGACAACCAGCTGCACTTATGGTAGCCAAATTGCCCCCTGTAACCAGAGAGACCACCTATAATTCGGCTGCTTTTCATGCTGAACATGGTTTTACCACTACTACTGAACTGGCCATTATGCATCCAAATATGTTACAGCTAATGGAAGCAGTTACACAAGAACCGGGATTTCCGGTTCGTGTTTATGGGGGTATGTTTGTAACCATGCCGGGTTTGGAAGAAGTGGCTCCTCAAATTGAAAATTATGAAACCGACCTTTTTAAAGTACCTTTTATAAAAACATGGACAGATGGCTCAACACAAGGAGGCACCGGCTATTTTACCGAGCCCTATTACAAGCTTGATGCAGATACCAAAAAAGGAGCACGTGGTTTACAGGAAAATTTTGACAGCGAGCTGACGACCATGCTGGAACTGGGTTTTGCGCCCGGAATACATGCCAACGGCGATGCTGCAATGGATTTGGCGCTTAATGCCATCGAATTCGCGCGAAAAAAAACGGGCAGATCAGACATCAGGCCACACCTCATACACTGCCAGTATGTTCGCGACGACCAGTTCGACCGGATACAGGAAATGGGAAATATTGGTATGACCTTTTTTACCCCGCACGTATATTTCTGGGGCGATATGCACCGCGATTTGCTTCTTGGGGAGGAAAGAGCCTCCGAAATTAATGCCATGAACAAAGCCATAGAAAGAAATATCCCGTATGGCATCCACAACGATCCGCCTGTAAGTCCGCCAATTGCGTTACATGCCATGTGGGTAGCAGTAAATCGTTTAACCTCGTCGGGTAAGGTATTGGGCCCCGATCAGCGCATAACTCCCGAACAGGCACTAAAAGCTTACACCTGCGAAGCGGCAGTTGTGCTGGGGATTGAAGATAAAGTAGGCAGTCTGGAGCCGGGAAAATATGCCGATTTTGTTGTATTGTCAGAAAATCCTCTTGAGGTTGATCCAATGAAAATTAAGGATATCCAGGTATTAGCCACGGTTATGAATGGAGAAGTTACCTACCAGGTGGTAACACGCGGAATTTATCATCATTAG
- a CDS encoding BamA/TamA family outer membrane protein — protein MKFKNLLLITITVLLAINSSAQKDSVSVDVGKFYISPLPILSSNPAFGFMYGAAASAGVFFGDPSTTSMSNGVFTGSYSTKKQLMFTFKSTVYSPGNEWMLMGDWRLFFSSQPTYGLGTGPQADDLSTIILPFDIDENIPEGELMEFNLIRFHQTALKQVLPNFYLGLGYHLDVHFKIDDHLLDLEADPPVLTNHYRYSTENGFNPEKYTTSGVSANVIYDSRDNVANPYTGRFAFASFRAIPKFLGSTKNATTLWLEYRDYISLSALNPRNLLAFWTYGNFTTSGTLPYMNLPALGWDQMGRSGRAFPQGRFRGEHMYYAEAEWRFPLTLVKRNPDLLGGVVFANMTTAANESKDVKLFQYVEPAAGVGLRIMIQKQSRANLTIDYGWGLNGEGAFYLNLNEYF, from the coding sequence ATGAAATTTAAAAATCTACTCCTGATTACAATCACAGTATTATTAGCTATAAATAGCAGTGCTCAAAAAGATTCGGTAAGCGTTGATGTTGGTAAATTTTACATTTCGCCTCTACCAATTCTTTCCTCAAATCCTGCTTTCGGATTCATGTACGGAGCAGCGGCTTCTGCCGGTGTTTTTTTTGGAGATCCTTCAACAACAAGTATGTCGAATGGTGTTTTTACCGGTTCTTATTCTACAAAAAAACAACTCATGTTCACGTTTAAGTCAACGGTTTATTCTCCCGGCAACGAGTGGATGCTTATGGGCGACTGGCGTTTGTTTTTTTCTTCTCAACCAACCTATGGATTGGGAACAGGTCCTCAAGCCGACGATTTGTCAACTATTATTTTGCCATTTGATATCGATGAGAATATCCCGGAAGGCGAATTAATGGAGTTCAACCTCATACGTTTTCATCAAACCGCTTTAAAACAGGTCTTACCCAATTTTTATCTGGGACTTGGTTATCATCTAGATGTGCATTTCAAGATTGATGATCATCTTCTGGATTTGGAAGCTGATCCGCCTGTACTTACCAATCATTACCGGTATAGCACTGAAAACGGTTTCAATCCGGAGAAATATACCACTTCGGGTGTTTCGGCAAATGTAATTTACGATAGCCGAGACAATGTAGCGAATCCGTATACAGGCAGGTTTGCTTTTGCCTCTTTCAGGGCCATTCCAAAATTTCTGGGAAGTACAAAAAATGCCACTACTCTGTGGCTTGAATACCGCGACTATATATCGCTAAGTGCATTAAATCCACGAAACTTACTGGCCTTTTGGACTTACGGTAATTTTACTACAAGCGGTACGTTGCCTTATATGAACCTTCCGGCCCTGGGATGGGATCAAATGGGAAGATCGGGAAGGGCATTTCCTCAAGGGCGTTTCAGGGGAGAACATATGTATTATGCCGAAGCAGAATGGCGATTTCCTTTAACATTGGTCAAACGGAATCCCGATTTGTTGGGGGGTGTTGTTTTTGCCAATATGACAACTGCTGCAAATGAATCTAAAGACGTTAAACTATTTCAATATGTTGAACCTGCTGCCGGAGTTGGTTTACGAATTATGATTCAGAAACAATCCAGGGCCAATCTAACCATCGATTACGGTTGGGGATTGAATGGCGAAGGCGCCTTTTACCTGAACCTGAACGAATACTTCTAG
- a CDS encoding AraC family transcriptional regulator, protein MDDLESIYLKIKEGETKSYFNALEECFGGEVSGNVYEVNRGRTRIRLTSYSIIPGFEISTTSATHYTPVIIDRESDDNPDLIHLNVIKEGQLTRDYDSMEKRTEADSSKGIFIYNGLFPMRITHPPNALLESVSFKISKNALQVLLPEATTIFEALFGSNDPVAYHTHLPVELNTLVEDIFHFKKNEFGSKPLVIARSLELFTLMLRSIRKLVDKDELNGLHIDDYQRLLNIKDQLLSSFDQRVSVEGLASEFGISVSKLKRDFKTLFNTSVYQFYTHARMDEAYRRLRSGKYSVMEVGYDLGYQNLSKFSSMFKKVKGINPKDVMPV, encoded by the coding sequence ATGGATGATCTTGAAAGTATATATCTTAAGATAAAGGAAGGAGAAACTAAAAGTTACTTCAATGCGCTGGAAGAATGCTTTGGCGGAGAGGTTTCGGGAAATGTTTATGAAGTAAACAGGGGCCGAACACGCATCAGGTTAACTTCATATTCTATTATCCCGGGATTTGAAATCAGCACCACTTCTGCCACACATTATACACCGGTAATAATAGACAGAGAATCGGATGACAATCCTGATTTGATTCATTTAAATGTAATAAAAGAAGGCCAACTAACCCGAGACTATGATAGTATGGAAAAACGCACCGAAGCCGATAGCAGTAAAGGGATTTTTATTTACAACGGACTGTTTCCTATGAGAATAACACATCCTCCCAATGCTTTACTTGAATCGGTATCTTTTAAAATAAGTAAGAATGCCTTACAAGTGCTTCTGCCTGAAGCAACAACTATATTTGAGGCCCTGTTTGGATCAAATGATCCGGTGGCTTATCACACCCACTTACCGGTAGAACTAAACACGCTGGTTGAAGATATATTTCATTTTAAGAAAAATGAATTTGGAAGCAAGCCGTTAGTAATTGCCCGTAGCCTTGAATTATTTACTCTAATGCTTCGGTCGATACGAAAGCTGGTAGACAAAGACGAGCTGAATGGCCTCCACATTGATGATTATCAACGTCTGCTGAATATTAAAGACCAGTTACTCTCAAGTTTCGACCAACGGGTTAGTGTAGAAGGACTGGCCAGCGAATTCGGGATTAGCGTATCGAAACTAAAACGCGATTTTAAAACACTATTCAACACTTCGGTATACCAATTTTATACCCATGCCCGAATGGATGAAGCTTACCGAAGACTACGATCTGGAAAATATTCGGTTATGGAAGTGGGTTACGACCTGGGCTATCAAAACCTGTCGAAGTTCTCGTCGATGTTTAAAAAGGTAAAAGGTATTAATCCGAAAGATGTTATGCCGGTGTAA
- a CDS encoding class I SAM-dependent methyltransferase, with amino-acid sequence MDRKKHWEEIYQSKNIEEVSWFQASPTTSLQFVNEFNLPLSARIIDVGGGDSYLVDELLKMGYHNITVLDISETAIKKAQKRLGEKANSVKWIVADAANFQPNEKYDMWHDRAAFHFLTGKQEISNYVDTIRSFVKPGGYLVLGTFSEQGPTKCSGIEIKQYSESTMISLLRNFFNKIKCITVDHRTPSNTLQNFIFCSFRRLVV; translated from the coding sequence ATGGACCGAAAAAAGCATTGGGAAGAAATCTATCAAAGTAAGAATATCGAGGAGGTAAGCTGGTTTCAGGCTTCGCCAACAACATCACTTCAGTTTGTTAATGAGTTTAATTTGCCGCTGTCGGCACGAATTATTGATGTGGGCGGTGGCGATAGTTATTTGGTGGATGAACTTCTGAAAATGGGGTACCATAACATTACCGTTCTCGATATCTCTGAAACGGCTATTAAAAAAGCACAGAAACGATTAGGCGAAAAAGCCAACTCGGTAAAATGGATTGTTGCCGATGCGGCGAACTTTCAACCTAATGAAAAATATGACATGTGGCACGACAGAGCTGCCTTTCACTTCTTAACCGGCAAGCAGGAGATCAGTAATTATGTCGACACGATCAGATCGTTTGTTAAACCGGGTGGTTACCTGGTACTGGGTACCTTCTCGGAACAAGGCCCGACAAAATGCAGCGGCATAGAAATAAAACAATATTCTGAAAGTACGATGATCAGCCTGCTCCGCAATTTCTTCAATAAAATCAAATGTATCACTGTCGATCACAGAACACCTTCGAATACGCTACAGAATTTTATCTTTTGCAGTTTTAGGCGGTTGGTTGTTTAG
- a CDS encoding alpha-galactosidase: MRRIFLFTIVLLLSAAVNAQETIIPISTKDNLMLLQTSPDGRLNTVYFGEPLQSEAEYAAVARSYNFGDNNGGIYNATYTTAGTWNLVEPAIEVVQSDGNTSLELKYVSHETETTSDNAVLTTIVLEDAQYQFQVKLFYKAWTSENVIEQWTEITHNQENAVTLKKFASANLFFAGNDFYLTSYGNEWAKEMQRNEEKLTRGIKSIDSKLGTRAYLLQSPNFILSFDGKAAENNGTVVLGQLAWSSNFRYDFEVDPQGNVRFIAGINPFASEYELQPGEVFKTPGLVYVVSHKGTGEASRNLHSWARDYRVLDGNGERLTLLNNWEATYFDFDEDKLTALFKDAKELGVDLFLLDDGWFANKYPRNGDNAGLGDWQENVKKLPNGIGYLVEEATKEGVKFGIWIEPEMVNPKSELYENHIDWVIRQPERPEKYFRNQLVLDLSNPEVQDFVFGVVDKLLSENPELAFIKWDCNSVIYNAHSAYLEKEGIPQTHIYIEYTKGLYNVMERVREKFPKVPIMLCSGGGGRGDYELFKYFTEFWPSDDTDPLERVFMQWNYSYFFPSIVTDCHVTDWSGLPLKYRVDVASMGKLGFDIVAHELSENDLTFAKQAVQNYNSFKDVVWHGDQYRLVNPYENDFASLMYVNDDQSRAVVFNYLANFRYMQTASILPVKFAGLDPAKQYTVKELNVYPGRRSWIDAEKVYSGDFLMKVGINPRISLNNTSVILEVNEVE, translated from the coding sequence ATGAGAAGGATATTTCTGTTCACGATCGTTTTATTGCTGTCTGCTGCTGTTAATGCGCAGGAAACGATTATCCCCATTTCGACTAAAGATAACCTTATGTTACTGCAAACATCGCCCGATGGACGTTTAAATACCGTGTATTTTGGCGAACCGCTGCAAAGCGAAGCTGAATATGCCGCAGTGGCACGAAGCTATAATTTTGGCGATAACAACGGCGGAATTTACAATGCCACTTACACCACCGCCGGAACGTGGAACCTGGTGGAACCCGCAATTGAAGTGGTGCAAAGTGATGGCAATACCTCGCTGGAGCTAAAATATGTGAGCCACGAAACCGAAACAACTTCGGACAATGCTGTGCTGACAACTATCGTTTTGGAAGATGCACAATACCAGTTTCAGGTGAAGCTGTTTTACAAAGCGTGGACTAGCGAGAATGTGATTGAGCAGTGGACCGAGATAACGCACAACCAGGAAAATGCTGTTACGCTGAAAAAGTTTGCATCGGCGAACTTGTTTTTTGCCGGCAACGATTTTTACCTGACCAGCTACGGTAACGAGTGGGCCAAAGAAATGCAGCGCAATGAGGAGAAATTGACGCGTGGTATAAAGTCGATCGACTCGAAATTAGGTACACGTGCTTATTTGCTGCAATCGCCCAATTTTATTCTTTCGTTTGATGGCAAAGCTGCAGAAAACAACGGAACAGTGGTGTTGGGACAGCTGGCGTGGAGCTCAAACTTCCGTTACGATTTTGAGGTAGATCCGCAAGGCAACGTTCGTTTTATTGCCGGTATCAATCCGTTTGCATCGGAGTACGAATTGCAGCCGGGTGAGGTGTTTAAAACTCCGGGCCTTGTTTATGTGGTGTCGCACAAAGGTACGGGCGAAGCCAGCCGCAACCTGCACAGCTGGGCGCGCGATTACCGTGTTCTGGATGGCAATGGCGAACGTCTGACGCTGCTGAATAACTGGGAAGCTACCTATTTCGATTTCGATGAAGATAAACTCACCGCCTTGTTTAAGGACGCCAAAGAACTGGGTGTCGATCTGTTTTTGCTCGACGATGGCTGGTTTGCCAACAAGTACCCGCGCAACGGCGATAATGCCGGCCTGGGCGACTGGCAGGAAAATGTTAAGAAACTGCCGAATGGAATTGGTTACCTGGTAGAGGAAGCTACTAAAGAGGGCGTAAAATTCGGTATCTGGATTGAGCCTGAAATGGTGAACCCCAAAAGTGAATTATACGAGAACCATATCGATTGGGTGATTCGTCAGCCGGAACGCCCCGAAAAATATTTCCGTAACCAGCTGGTTCTGGATCTGTCGAATCCCGAGGTGCAGGACTTTGTATTTGGGGTGGTAGATAAGCTGCTCTCTGAAAATCCGGAGCTCGCATTTATTAAATGGGATTGTAATTCGGTAATTTACAATGCGCACTCGGCCTATCTGGAAAAAGAAGGTATTCCGCAAACACATATTTACATTGAATACACCAAAGGCCTGTACAATGTGATGGAGCGTGTGCGCGAGAAATTCCCGAAAGTACCGATTATGCTATGTTCGGGTGGTGGCGGCCGCGGCGATTACGAGCTGTTTAAATACTTCACCGAGTTTTGGCCCAGCGACGATACCGATCCGCTGGAGCGTGTGTTTATGCAGTGGAATTATTCGTATTTCTTCCCGTCGATTGTTACCGATTGCCACGTTACCGACTGGAGTGGTCTTCCGCTGAAATACCGCGTTGATGTGGCCAGCATGGGGAAACTGGGGTTCGATATTGTGGCACACGAACTCAGCGAAAACGATCTGACTTTTGCCAAACAGGCGGTGCAGAACTATAACTCGTTTAAAGATGTGGTGTGGCATGGCGACCAGTATCGCTTGGTAAATCCTTACGAAAACGACTTTGCCTCGCTGATGTATGTAAACGACGACCAGAGTAGGGCAGTGGTGTTTAACTACCTGGCGAATTTCAGGTATATGCAAACGGCTTCTATACTTCCGGTGAAATTTGCCGGTCTTGATCCTGCCAAACAATACACCGTAAAAGAACTGAACGTGTATCCGGGACGACGCTCGTGGATCGACGCTGAAAAAGTGTACTCCGGCGATTTCCTGATGAAAGTGGGTATTAATCCGCGTATATCCTTAAACAATACCAGTGTTATTCTGGAAGTGAATGAGGTGGAATAA